In Marasmius oreades isolate 03SP1 chromosome 1, whole genome shotgun sequence, one DNA window encodes the following:
- a CDS encoding uncharacterized protein (BUSCO:EOG092626EQ), which translates to MATSFLEQYDALDVIGNGSFGIIRKVRRKADGSIFARKELNFERMSERDRKQIVSEVNILKDLHHEHIVRYHDRYVDRDAGILYILMEYCGGGDLSTIIKQAQRYNRSIPEDTIWNYFMQILLALQHCHHPNGHGRNGSSGTSGFEPDSTQTQRRAQILHRDIKPDNIFLDENNTVKLGDFGLSKALPHTTFANTYVGTPYYMSPELMQEKAYDSKSDIWSLGCLIYELCALKPPFHEAKTHAELSILIRNGRIPPLPKGYSQSLGGVIKSMLNLNPAMRPSVAQLLQHERLDLVLKISEAEKMFTTVKSHRANLVSRERELVSREKAVQEREQYLSMVVSQKDAEIASLQQAIAQTQEHQQRADGVLETAVREAISKREQELRVLVLKREEEVATAMAKREEEIIASVNKREKELNDAWVAREEQIRKEVEERARWVEERANWVEERASWVETREAELKEAEGWLDGVRTELEEEEKRLEEFRLTVEDDKRKWEETAKNRTTSKGRTSKPPLEEVKNLLEPLPRLPTDNTENDATPVTAIAKPSRKNNIKPRSPSPFPGLATPAPPPSRARPLPPASAMKGIVLTSTGEVLATPAPGPVPFTPSPPGATITSTGLPSVDLTKLFVESPKVGLNFGKIFEEQIDGSVDDADQEQCTETLSKGWEGVRTINPNTEHDVDDDDDDDDSPPPSPSWRKEKESSRTGSRSWGRETSSRRIGKGRESDTDNQKSSGSSNGSTSKKQGSALTAPATRLRRPSIRRRGSGALLPGSVSDPMNLNNNRSSSQKAVPLPLPHPHLHSNSNSSETPKSGASSTRVMQRTNSAPVQAAGPEYDHLDDENLPSPFLKRGEKERCQSMNSVGFNSNNPTGTVAGRKRMSNGNNLLRAVAAVNNIAAHERGGPGPGNATPTAGASRASVLSARKASEETKKALSR; encoded by the exons ATGGCCACCTCATTTCTCGAACAGTACGATGCACTGGATGTTATAGGAAATGGCTCATTTGGAATAATTCGCAAAGTTAGAAGAAAAGCGGATGGTTCA ATATTTGCAAGAAAAGAACTAAACTTCGAGCGGATGTCAGAGCGGGACAGGAAGCAGATCGTTTCTGAAGT TAATATATTGAAGGATTTACACCACGAACATATTGTGCGATATCACGACCGATACGTCGACAGAGATGCTGGCATACTCTACATCCTCATGGAATACTGCGGTGGAGGTGATCTCTCGACAATCATCAAGCAAGCTCAGCGATACAACCGCTCGATTCCTGAAGACACCATCTGGAACTATTTCATGCAAATACTCCTCGCCCTTCAACATTGTCATCATCCAAATGGTCATGGTCGTAATGGTAGCAGCGGCACCAGCGGATTCGAGCCTGActcaactcagactcagcGACGAGCACAGATCCTACATAGAGACATCAAGCCTGACAATA TTTTCCTGGACGAGAACAATACCGTTAAACTCGGGGATTTTGGCCTTTCAAAAGCCCTTCCTCATACAACTTTTGCCAATACTTACGTCGGG ACACCCTATTACATGTCTCCCGAACTTATGCAAGAAAAGGCTTACGATTCGAAATCTGATATATGGTCACTAGGTTGCTTGATTTACGAGCTCTGTGCCCTCAAGCCTCCATTTCATGAGGCAAAGACTCATGCAGAATTGAGTATCCTGATTCG CAACGGACGGATCCCGCCTCTCCCAAAAGGGTACTCTCAATCATTAGGGGGCGTAATAAAATCAATGTTGAACTTGAAT CCTGCAATGCGCCCATCAGTAGCCCAGTTGCTTCAACATGAACGGCTGGATCTAGTTCTCAAGATCTCGGAAGCAGAGAAAAT GTTTACAACCGTGAAGTCTCATAGAGCCAATTTAGTATCTCGTGAACGCGAGCTTGTATCGCGAGAAAAAGCCGTTCAAGAACGCGAACAGTACCTTTCGATGGTcgtctctcagaaagatgcTGAGATAGCTTCATTGCAACAAGCTATCGCTCAGACACAGGAGCACCAGCAACGAGCAGACGGAGTTTTAGAGACAGCCGTTCGCGAAGCGATTTCCAAGCGGGAACAGGAATTACGGGTGTTGGTGTTGAAACGAGAGGAGGAAGTTGCTACTGCTATGGCAAAGCGTGAAGAAGAAATCATTGCTTCTGTAAAcaagagagagaaggagCTAAACGACGCTTGGGTTGCTAGAGAGGAACAGATCAGgaaggaagttgaagagAGAGCGAGGTGGGTGGAGGAAAGGGCGAACTGGGTGGAGGAGAGAGCGAGTTGGGTGGAAACTCGTGAGGCGGAGCTGAAGGAAGCTGAGGGTTGGCTGGATGGTGTGAGAACTgagctggaggaggaggagaaaagaTTGGAAGAATTCCGATTGACAGTGGAAGACGATAAGAGGAAATGGGAAGAGACGGCTAAGAATAGGACGACATCCAAAG GTCGGACAAGTAAACCACCTCTTGAAGAGGTGAAGAATCTGTTGGAACCACTTCCTCGCCTGCCAACTGACAACACAGAGAATGATGCCACTCCGGTGACAGCAATCGCGAAACCGTCACGGAAAAACAATATTAAACCACGCTCGCCGAGTCCCTTCCCTGGACTTGCAACCCCAGCACCACCGCCATCGCGAGCCCGACCTCTACCTCCTGCCTCAGCGATGAAGGGCATCGTACTCACCTCCACTGGCGAGGTACTGGCGACGCCTGCACCGGGACCAGTTCCCTTTACTCCTAGTCCCCCCGGCGCCACCATCACGTCCACTGGGCTTCCAAGTGTCGATCTGACAAAGTTGTTTGTTGAGAGCCCTAAAGTCGGTCTCAACTTTGGAAAGATATTTGAGGAGCAAATTGATGGCAGTGTTGATGATGCCGATCAAGAGCAATGTACAGAAACGCTATCCAAGGGGTGGGAAGGCGTACGGACGATCAACCCCAATACGGAACACGacgttgatgatgatgatgacgacgatgacagCCCTCCTCCGAGCCCGagttggaggaaggaaaaggaatcgaGTCGGACTGGTTCTCGCTCGTGGGGGAGGGAGACTTCTTCGAGGAGAATAGGCAAGGGTCGGGAGAGTGACACCGACAACCAGAAATCAAGTGGATCGTCAAATGGatcaacttcaaagaagcaAGGCAGTGCCTTAACAGCGCCCGCAACTCGATTGAGACGACCGTCTATCAGACGCCGAGGCTCTGGAGCTTTGCTGCCAGGATCAGTTTCGGATCCAATGAATCTGAATAACAATCGTTCCTCATCACAGAAAGCTGTTCCATTACCGTTGCCGCATCCGCACTTGCATTCAAATTCCAACAGTTCTGAAACACCTAAGAGTGGTGCCTCTTCTACACGAGTTATGCAACGGACGAATTCGGCACCTGTCCAGGCTGCTGGACCGGAGTACGACCACCTGGATGATGAGAACCTTCCTAGTCCATTCCTGAAACggggggagaaggagagatgtCAGTCTATGAATTCCGTTGGGTTTAATAGTAATAATCCAACGGGGACTGTTGCTGGGAGGAAGCGAATGAGCAATGGTAATAATCTGTTGCGTGCCGTTGCTGCAGTCAATAATATCGCTGCACACGAGAGAGGTGGACCGGGGCCTGGAAATGCAACGCCAACGGCTGGAGCGTCGAGAGCTTCGGTGCTGAGTGCCCGGAAGGCCAGTGAAGAAACGAAGAAGGCGTTGTCGCGGTAG